TGTTTGTCTGCGCTGTCCAGATCGGCAAAGATCAATTCCAGATTCACGACGGCCGCATCGTCGACAGGATTCACTTTTCCGTGGACGTGTGTTACGTTGTCGTCTTCAAAAGCGCGCACAACGTGACAGATCGCGTCCACTTCGCGGATATGCGAAAGAAATTTATTTCCAAGACCTTCTCCTTGACTCGCGCCCTTGACGAGTCCGGCGATGTCTACGAATTCGATAATGGCGGGTACGATCTTCTGCGGTTTGACGATTTCGGCCAGTCGATCCAGTCTGGAATCCGGAACTTCTACGATTCCTTTGTTTGGTTCAATGGTACAGAATGGATAGTTTTCCATCTGCGCGCCCGCTTTTGTGAGGGCGTTAAAAATAGTGGATTTACCTACGTTGGGAAGGCCGACGATGCCGCAATTCAGACTCATGGAGTCCAGATTTTCCGGACAGGGGTCAACCGAAAAGTAAAATCGCGCTTATTCCAGATCCCAGGATTTTCCAGAGCCGTCGCTATTGAGAGAAAAACTTTCCTGTTTGAGTCGGATCAGTCGGTTTCCACGAAAGAAAAAATTCAAAACGGAGATTCCGTTTGGGATTGAAGGAGAAGCACAGCCCGTGTAATAAATTCCTTCGCTAAAACGCAGATCTTGCGGTTGCGACAACAGGCGAATCCAAGTAGAATCTTCCGTTTTTCCTTCCAAAAAAGATGCCCATTCTTCGGAGTTTTTTTCTCCTAATAAAAAGGAAATTCGATCGGATTCGAAAGGAATGTCTTTTGCGTCCGTGCTTGTGGAGAACCAAAATTTCAAAGAATCAAAACTCAATTCCCAAGAAGCCCTTCCAAAAGAAATCGTCGTAGGCTTTTCCTCTTTGCCTTCGCTCTTTTCCGATTGCGATTCGGGTACATTGGAATTCTTCGCTTTCCGGGAAGTTGAATTCTTCTTTCCCTTCGTTTTTTCTGAGATCGGTTTTTTCTTTTGAGACTTTGATCGTTTTGATTTTTTCCTCGAAGAATTTTTCGAAGTGGGTCTTTTTTCTTTTTGGGGAATTTCTATTTTTTTTTCGATTCCAAAGGAAATCCAAGGGATACTTCCAGGAATGTTTGCGGAAGGTAGATTCTCTTTGGCGTCTTTGGAAAAGAGATACAGATCGTATCCGTTTTGGGTCGCTTGCGCGAGTTGTTCCGTAGGCGTTTCGTTTGCGAAGGTTCCGTAACCGACAAAGAATGCGGTCCCATTCTCCTGAGTCCGCTTCGCTTTTAACCTTTTGAAAAATAAAGACGTTGATTTGTAAAAGCGGACCTTGTCGACTTTGGACGAAGGTTCACAAACAAGCGCCACGCTCACAGGTCGATCCTTCAGTCCTCCCGTTTCCGAAAGAACACCGGAAACGTCGAAAATTACAAGAAGGAGAACTGCAAGAAGGACTCGTTTGAAAACCGATCGTTGCATATAGAATTAGGAGGAAAGCCCTACGGATTGCAATAGCGAAGTTTGGAATTTGAGATAATTCTTCCTTTCTTTTTCTTGAAAGAGCGCATAACGTGTTTCATAATTCGGATCTTCGGAAGTTAGGGCGGCCTTCATCTCCGAGAGATGCGATTCTTCTTCTTTGATGATCGCTTTGAGGCTGACCTGAATCCCGTTCTCTTCTAAGATTTGATCGTATTCCTGGTAGAGAAAATCGGCTCTTTCTTCTATGAGATGTGTCACATACAGATAGGAAAGAAACGATTGTTTTTTTCCTCGGATTCCTGATCCGTTGAGATCCTTGAGGACGAGCGCGTCCAACCTTTGAAAATAGGAAAAGGCTGAAAAACCGCAGTGAAGATTTTCCGGTTTGTAATCGGGACAAGAACCCGGAGAAACACGTTCGCTCATTCGTTTGAAAAAATGCGCGTGTCTTGCTTCTTCCGATGCGTGTCTGAGAATCATTTCTCCCATTCCAAAATCGCTCTGTGTCGCGAGAATTTTACGGGAACCCATATGTTCCAAAAAGGAAATCGTATTCAACCAGCGGGAATGAATCTTCGGATCTTCTATGATTTTTTTTAAAAAAGTTCGAATGGACTCCGCGGAAACCGGAGAGGAAGTAAGAGTTTGGGTCATAAGCGTATCCTTTGGAGACCGGAGAAAAAATCATCGATTTTTAAGCTTTCTCTTTGATTTTGTGTTGGAAAAGAATTTTGGAAATAGTTCCGATTTCCAAAAAGGCAGGATCCGATCCAAACTATGAATCTGAGTCTAAAATCCCTGAAGCAGTATGGAAGTCTCATCAAGTTTTCGCATACGCTCTTCGCGCTTCCGTTTGCTGGAATTGCATTTGTCCTCGCCTTTCTCAAAACGCACGATAAATCTCCGATCGAATGGTTGATTCTTTCTTTTTTGATTCTGATTTCCATGGTTTTGGCGAGATCGGCCGCCATGGGATTCAATCGAATCGTAGACCGGGATATCGATGCGAAAAATCAAAGAACCGTGGATCGAGAAATTCCCGCAGGAAAAATTTCGATTCGTTCCGCCGTTCTTTTTGTGGTCTTGTCTTCGATCGGATTTTGTTTTGTGAGTTGGTGGATCAATTCGATGGCGTTTGCGCTCTCGTTTCCGACACTCTTTATTCTCTTGGGTTATTCTCTTGCAAAACGTTTTACCTGGCTCTGTCACTGGATTCTTGGATTTTCTATCGGTCTCGCTCCGCTTGCTACATGGGTGGCGATTCGACAAGAAATCGTTTTAGAACCACTGCTTTGGACCTTGGGACTTGCGTTCAACTTGGCCGGTTTTGATATTCTCTACGCTCTTCAAGATCAAGAATTTGATAAAAAGGAAGGATTGTTTTCGGTTCCGTCAAAATTTGGAAGGAATTCTTCTCTTTGGATCGCGGCGATCAATCACGTTCTCTGTATCGTCCTTTTATTTGCGGCGGGAATCGTATCCGGCTTGGGTCCGGTGTTTTTGCTCTTTCTTTTGATCACTTCCTATTATCTTTTTCAAGAACACAAAATTGCGAGAGGTGCGGGTGAGAATATTTTTCCACCGAAGTTCTATCAGATTCATTCTTACATTTCTCTGATTCTTTTTGGAGGATTGCTCGCGGACCGTTTCTTTTTTTTGGTCCTATTAGGAAGTTAGGAAAGGACGCGATCGTCTTTGAAACCTTGGGTGCCGAATTCGATCGGATCCAAGTAATACCTTCCTTACGAAATCGGAAATCGTAATCGGAGATCATTCGGTACAAAACGAGGTGACACTTTTGTTTCGTTTACTTTCTGTCTGAAAGAATGGAAGAAGCAGGAGCTCTTACAAATCCGATCCCAAAAAAAGATCCGTCTAGGGATCCGAATTTCTGACTCGAGAAGAATGGAAGGGATTCATTTTCCCAGTTTCGCAAAATGGAAATCGTTCTGAAGGTTTTGAATCTTACTTAGGAGTTCTCATGAAACTTGTTTTAGGAATGGCCGGTGCAAGCGGCTCTATTTACGCGGAACGATTTATCCGCGCGCTTTCGACGATCGAAGGAACGACCTTTCTCATCTGTAGTCCGGCCTCTCTCCGAGTTTTTCGGGAAGAGATGAATTGTTCCGTTTCTTCCGCGAAGGAACTCCTCGATTACATTTTTTCGAAATACAAAATCGGAATTTCGAAACATCAATTTTTGATCCGCAATTTTTTGGATATCGGAGCCGATATCGCTTCCGGGTCCAACCCTTGGAAGGCGATGGTGGTTCTTCCTTGTTCCATGAAGACGATCGCTTCGATTAACGCAGGTTTGACGGAAAATCTAATTGAAAGAGCGGCTGACGTAACTCTGAAAGAAAGAAGAACTCTTGTTCTTGTTCCGAGGGAAGCTCCTTACAATAGAATTCATCTGAAGAATATGTTGGAACTCCACGACGCAGGTGGAACGATTCTCCCCGCGTCTCCGGGTTTTTATCAAATGCCGAAGACATTGGAAGATCTGGGAGATTTTATTAGCGAGAGAATTTTCAGACTCTTAGGCGTAGAATTGGATCTCTACCCCAGATGGAATCCAAACAACCAAGAAGAATAGTTTTTGTTAAGCGTAGTATTCGATATCGTGAATTTTCTTCTTCAAGGTCGATGCGTCTTCGTAGTTTTCCTTGGAGATCGCGTTGAACTTTTGAAGATAAAGGCCGATCAACTCTTCTCCGGTTTGTCCGGGTAAGGAGAGCGCCTTCTTAAAATTATCCAAATCGAACTCTGGATGTTTTGTGGAAAAGTTTTCCACCAATTGATCCATCTTGATCAGAGAAGCCTCTCTTGCGATTCCGGTCGATCTTCTGATCTTTAAGGAAAGATTGGCGAGCGCGTCCAGATATTCTCTAACACCACTTTCCTCTTCCGGAAAATGAACCTGTCCGTTACCAACTTCGCGATTCTTGCAGATTTCCACGTATTTGATTACGACACTGTTGAACTGATCCATTCTTTCTTGAATGTAATCATTGGACGCTTCTTTGGAAGCGGGCATTTCAAAATCCCGTATCTTGATGACATCGTATTTGTCGATGTTCTCAGAAATAACTTTCTTGAGTTCTTCGTAACTATCCAAGGAAACGGGTGGGAAAGTTACTACAGGAAAGTTTTCCCCTATCTTTAGAAAGCTCACGACAACGTTAGACGCGATGATCTTTCCTCCGGGGCTGAGAGGGTTTTCACCAAACACGTTGCAATAAACGATTAGATTGCCCGTTGGGTTTTTTTCGGATCCCTTTTCAAACTTCAAGGTTCACCTCCCGCCTCTTTATGTACAACAGACTCAAATCCTTGTATTATTCCCACTTTTTTATTTCTTCATTTAGATGATCGAAAATACTTTTGTAAGCTTTATAGATTGGACCATCTATGTCTTTTAAAATCACGGGTTTTCCGTCTTCACCGGCGTTCATGATCTCCATTGTCAACGGGATGCCACCTAAGAAACGTGCGTCGGAAGATTCTGCCAATCTCTGGCCCCCTCCTTTGCTAAATATGGCAGAAGCGTGTCCACATTTGGGGCAGATAAACTCGCTCATATTTTCTACGATTCCCAAGATGGGAACTTTCACTTGAGCGAACATCGCTGAAGCACGGTTAGCGTCTAACAGCGCAACAGACTGTGGAGTCGTAACGATAACGGCGCCGTTTAAATCGATCAGCTGTGCGAGAGAAAGTTGTACGTCTCCCGTCCCGGGAGGAAGATCGATGAAAAGATAGTCGAGATCGTCCCAGACGATATCGTATAAGAACTGTTCGATGGCTTTTCCGAGCATCGGCCCTCTCCAAACGACGGGTTGTTTTTCGTCGATGAGAAAGGAAAAGGAAATGATCTTGAGTCCGTCTTTTTCCAGAGGATAAATTTTATCTTCCTCGGCTTTTAGAGCCACGCGACCGTTGACACCGAACATCTTTCCAACGGAGGGACCATAAATGTCTGCGTCCAGAACTCCCACCTTGTATCCGAGGGAAGCGGCCATGGCCGCCAAATTTACGGTGACGGTAGATTTACCGACTCCGCCCTTTCCGGAACCGATCGCGATCACGTTCTTCACACCCGGGATTTTATTAGAATCGTCTAATACGAGTTTTGGATCGACTTCAAACTTGATCTTCACCTTGCCCACACCTTCTAACTTCGTGAGTGACTGGCGGATTTGTGCCTCAAGACCGATCTGAATTCTTCTGTCTTGATTGGGGGTTTTGAGGAGAATATTCGTTTCTCCTTCTTGGATATCAAGGGACCCTACCATTCCAAGCGAGACGATATCTTTTTTGAGTTCCGGATGTTTGATTTTGGCAAGTTCTCTTTGGATCTTAACTGCTTCGATTGTGGCCATTTTATTCCTTTTCTGAATACGAAACTAAGGGAGCTTCCGTAAATTTAGACTGTTCTGGGTTATAAGTATATCTTTGAATTTTAAGATTCTTTTTTTCGATTTCCAGCAAGTGAAATCCGCACTCATGTCTGGAATCCGAAAGGCGAGTGCTGGAAGCGGAATTGACGACGTAATACGGCATTTTTTCGCCGGGAAATTTTACCCAGTTGGTATGTACGTGTCCGTGTAAAAAAGCGAGAGGCGGTTGTTTTTGTAGAAGTCTGGCGATTTCTTCCCGATTTTGTAAGCGGTGATGAACCGTCTCCTGTCTTTCCTTTGGATTCCAGATCGGATGATGACAAACTAGAATATAATCCTCTATTTTTTTTTCTCTAAGAATTTCTTGAGTTCTTGAGATTACTTCCGGTTGAATCGTTCCATACGCGTTTAGAATGGAAAGAGGAAGACTGGAATCCCAGCCAACAAAGTGCAGATTTCCGATTTTTTTAATTCGAATGTATTCTGCGTTATGCGAAATAGATTCTCCGGAAAGATTTGAAAAATACTTTTCGAAAAATGGATGTTCGCCTACGGCATGTTTTGTGTAGCGATCATGATTTCCGGGGATGTAAAAAATCTTATCCGGAGGAAGTTCGCTTAATATTTTTCCTGCGGTTTGGAATTCTTTTTCATGCGAAACGTTTGTGATGTCTCCGGAAACTACGATCGCGTCCGGATTCAAAGTCTCCACACTTTTCAAAATAGAGTCCCAAATATAGGAAGGATATTTTTTTCTTCTTCGAAGTGTATAATTCAAATATCCTACTACCATCTTTCCTCTTAACTGGAAGAAGGGAACGGATGTGGGAAAGTGCAGATCTGAAAGGTGAAGAATTTTCATTCGGCGTCAGAAAGTTCCAGGATTCCTAAAACGTCGCCTTTACGAACGATGGATCCCTTCTCTTTTATAATTTGCGTTAGTTTTCCTTTCACCGGAGACTCCATCGGGAAGCAAGCCTTGTCGGTTACGAGCTCTAAGATTTCTTGACCGGGTGTTACAGAGTCTCCAATCTTCGAATTCCAATGAACGAGTTCGATCTTGTCTGTATCTCCGAGGTCCGGTGTGATCAGTTCAAAAATGCCGGATTTTGGTTTCATGATTTAAAACAAACTTGCGTAAAAGACTTTGCGCATCAATGATACCTAAAAAACTCGGTGGGGATATATGGCAAACCAGAAAACAGCGCTCAAAGGGAGCGAGATCCTGAAAAATATCGAGGATCTCAAAAAGAGAAAATTCTTTCACCTTGAGCTCAAAGGTCTGACAAAACCTACGAGAGATATTCTTTCCGAGCTTGTAAACGGAATTCTTGAAGAAATCGGAGCGAACCCGTTAGCCGGCTTTCATCTCTTTAGCGGTTTAATGGAAGCGTTGTTAAACGCAATCAAGGCGAACATACGCCACATTATCTTCCGAGACGAACTTTTAAAAAAATTAGAACAGGGAGAATCCAGTCGTCAAGACGCGGAGGACCTTCTTGAGATTATTATGGAGACCTCACTCCTCCGCGATGCGATGCATCGTTATATCGTCCCCGATAAGGTGAAGAAACAAGTCCAGACAGTTCTTTCTTTGGAAGATAAGATTCGTACGAAGAAGAAGGTTTTGACGGAAAGTGAAAAAGCGTTTCTTTCCGATGTTCGTAGCAAGATTGAAAAATACAATATGAACATCTCACTCAAGATCCGGATAACCAAAGAGGAATTGAGTTTTCGAATTCGGAACGATTCTCCGATTCATCACCTGGACTTTGAAAGAATTCAGGAATCCAGACTCAAACACAAAGAACTCTTTGACCAAGGAAATTCTGCCGATTTCTTTCGACCTGAATTCTTAAATGAAAAAGAAAGCGCCGGTTTCGGAATCGCTATGATTGACGAGGGCTTCTATAGCATCGGTTTGAATCCGTTAGACCTTCTTACGATTACTTCCGGTGCAAGAACAACAACGGTGTACATGAAGTACCCGATTTCCGGATTGAAGATGGATTTCTAATTTATTTCAAGTGCGTTCAAAATTTTTTTGATCACGAGAAGTTCTTCTGATTTCGAAAACAAAATTTCGAAACAAATTGAAAACACGAAAGTTTGGATCGTTCTTGAATTTTTCCGATCCAGAAAACCTTTCTAAGATCGAATTTTTATTTTTTGAATCTACTCTTTAAAATTCCTCCAAAGCACAAACGAAGGATCCGTAAGAAAAATCGTTTCACGGTTCCTTTTTCCTCCGTGTTCTTTGAAAAGTTCGGGCTTCTCAATCAAAAACTTGCATCAAACTTTTGTGCGACTCGAAATGCGGAGATTTGTATCTTGCATTTTACGGATACGGAATCCACAGGAAGGATTTGTTCGAAAGAAATTTGAAGGCTCGTGTACTATTTTTTTCGAGTCGAATGCCAGTAAAAATCCGTTTGAATGAAGAATAGAAAGTTTTCTCTAAGAATGAAAGTAATTCCCTTTGGAAGTTGTCATCGAAACAAAACCTGCGACTTGAGAAAAAAAACGATCTTCCGAGGAACTACATTCAAGAAAGCAATGAATATAAAAGAACTTCTCACACAAGAGTTGTACGAGAAGTTCTTTGTTCTAAAAAAATTCGTATCGATTTCTCATTTGGGATCGAGTCGATAGATTTTTCCACTTCCAAAATCGGTGAGATAAACTTTTCCGGAAGCGTCTTTTCCAAACGAAGAAATCAAGACCGGCCATTTCCCCAATGTATAAACTTTTTTTGCGGGTTGTCCGGAAGTTTCAGGAAGATCCAAGGCCCAGATGCGTCCGGAAACAAAATCAGCAAAAACGTATTTCCCCTTTAACTGAGAAATCGCCTTGTTCGAATAGACGTAACCGCCCGTAATCGATTGACCTTCCTCTCTTCCATATTCGTAGATCGGATCGGTAAGCCCTTTTTCATCGCAGTTTTGTTTTGGATCAAAGCAGTGGGTCGCTTCCTTTGTGTTCCAGCCGTAGTTTTTTCCCTTTTCGATGAGATCCACTTCTTCCCAAAGATCCTGACCTACGTCCGCGAGAATCAATCGTCCCTGCGGATCAAAGC
This is a stretch of genomic DNA from Leptospira stimsonii. It encodes these proteins:
- a CDS encoding Mrp/NBP35 family ATP-binding protein, with product MATIEAVKIQRELAKIKHPELKKDIVSLGMVGSLDIQEGETNILLKTPNQDRRIQIGLEAQIRQSLTKLEGVGKVKIKFEVDPKLVLDDSNKIPGVKNVIAIGSGKGGVGKSTVTVNLAAMAASLGYKVGVLDADIYGPSVGKMFGVNGRVALKAEEDKIYPLEKDGLKIISFSFLIDEKQPVVWRGPMLGKAIEQFLYDIVWDDLDYLFIDLPPGTGDVQLSLAQLIDLNGAVIVTTPQSVALLDANRASAMFAQVKVPILGIVENMSEFICPKCGHASAIFSKGGGQRLAESSDARFLGGIPLTMEIMNAGEDGKPVILKDIDGPIYKAYKSIFDHLNEEIKKWE
- a CDS encoding LIC11612 family fibronectin-binding protein, giving the protein MQRSVFKRVLLAVLLLVIFDVSGVLSETGGLKDRPVSVALVCEPSSKVDKVRFYKSTSLFFKRLKAKRTQENGTAFFVGYGTFANETPTEQLAQATQNGYDLYLFSKDAKENLPSANIPGSIPWISFGIEKKIEIPQKEKRPTSKNSSRKKSKRSKSQKKKPISEKTKGKKNSTSRKAKNSNVPESQSEKSEGKEEKPTTISFGRASWELSFDSLKFWFSTSTDAKDIPFESDRISFLLGEKNSEEWASFLEGKTEDSTWIRLLSQPQDLRFSEGIYYTGCASPSIPNGISVLNFFFRGNRLIRLKQESFSLNSDGSGKSWDLE
- a CDS encoding UbiX family flavin prenyltransferase; the encoded protein is MKLVLGMAGASGSIYAERFIRALSTIEGTTFLICSPASLRVFREEMNCSVSSAKELLDYIFSKYKIGISKHQFLIRNFLDIGADIASGSNPWKAMVVLPCSMKTIASINAGLTENLIERAADVTLKERRTLVLVPREAPYNRIHLKNMLELHDAGGTILPASPGFYQMPKTLEDLGDFISERIFRLLGVELDLYPRWNPNNQEE
- a CDS encoding 4-hydroxybenzoate octaprenyltransferase, producing MNLSLKSLKQYGSLIKFSHTLFALPFAGIAFVLAFLKTHDKSPIEWLILSFLILISMVLARSAAMGFNRIVDRDIDAKNQRTVDREIPAGKISIRSAVLFVVLSSIGFCFVSWWINSMAFALSFPTLFILLGYSLAKRFTWLCHWILGFSIGLAPLATWVAIRQEIVLEPLLWTLGLAFNLAGFDILYALQDQEFDKKEGLFSVPSKFGRNSSLWIAAINHVLCIVLLFAAGIVSGLGPVFLLFLLITSYYLFQEHKIARGAGENIFPPKFYQIHSYISLILFGGLLADRFFFLVLLGS
- a CDS encoding lipoyl domain-containing protein, producing MKPKSGIFELITPDLGDTDKIELVHWNSKIGDSVTPGQEILELVTDKACFPMESPVKGKLTQIIKEKGSIVRKGDVLGILELSDAE
- a CDS encoding metallophosphoesterase family protein, which produces MKILHLSDLHFPTSVPFFQLRGKMVVGYLNYTLRRRKKYPSYIWDSILKSVETLNPDAIVVSGDITNVSHEKEFQTAGKILSELPPDKIFYIPGNHDRYTKHAVGEHPFFEKYFSNLSGESISHNAEYIRIKKIGNLHFVGWDSSLPLSILNAYGTIQPEVISRTQEILREKKIEDYILVCHHPIWNPKERQETVHHRLQNREEIARLLQKQPPLAFLHGHVHTNWVKFPGEKMPYYVVNSASSTRLSDSRHECGFHLLEIEKKNLKIQRYTYNPEQSKFTEAPLVSYSEKE